Proteins encoded within one genomic window of Rossellomorea vietnamensis:
- a CDS encoding sulfurtransferase, translating into MSVLVDAEWLKEHMDDGDVRIIDCRFSLGNPAEGREGYNESHIPGAVFFDLEKDLSGYAKKHGGRHPLPNMKNFLRKVEDAGIDNQTTIVIYDEKEGAFAGRCWWLFHYIGHENVFILNGGFAAWKKGSGKTESSVPHYPATNYHPNVNDGILATLDEIRGIADGVRMIPLVDSRSWERFSGQEEPIDRIPGHIPGAINLPWTEGMNEGYFLESHEQKERFSKLKKDEPVIVYCGSGVTATPNFIALKEAGFTDVRLYVGSYSDWVSYEEHRVEKE; encoded by the coding sequence ATGAGTGTGCTGGTAGATGCGGAGTGGCTTAAAGAACATATGGACGATGGGGATGTAAGAATCATCGATTGTCGTTTTTCGTTAGGGAATCCTGCAGAAGGCCGGGAAGGATACAATGAAAGCCATATTCCCGGTGCCGTTTTTTTTGACCTTGAAAAAGATTTATCCGGTTATGCGAAGAAGCACGGGGGACGACACCCCCTCCCGAATATGAAGAATTTCCTGCGTAAAGTGGAGGATGCGGGGATCGATAATCAAACAACCATCGTGATTTATGATGAGAAGGAAGGGGCTTTTGCGGGCAGGTGCTGGTGGTTATTCCATTATATCGGTCATGAAAATGTCTTTATCCTGAATGGTGGATTTGCCGCGTGGAAGAAGGGTTCTGGAAAGACCGAATCCTCCGTTCCCCATTATCCTGCAACAAATTATCATCCGAACGTAAATGACGGTATTCTGGCCACTTTGGATGAAATACGGGGAATTGCTGATGGAGTTAGAATGATCCCCTTGGTTGATTCCAGGAGCTGGGAACGGTTCTCTGGTCAGGAAGAGCCGATCGACCGTATTCCGGGCCATATTCCCGGAGCGATCAACCTTCCATGGACGGAAGGGATGAATGAAGGGTATTTCCTTGAGTCACATGAGCAGAAGGAACGTTTCTCGAAGCTTAAAAAAGATGAGCCCGTCATTGTCTACTGTGGATCTGGTGTAACGGCAACCCCAAACTTCATTGCTCTTAAAGAAGCCGGGTTTACCGATGTAAGGCTATATGTAGGGAGTTATAGCGATTGGGTTTCGTACGAAGAGCACAGGGTGGAAAAAGAATAA
- a CDS encoding DUF6123 family protein, translated as MKKTTEEFLIDLENKGFKFQEDAIGFIYFGKKYTDAPDELVNSAIEITLKAQKQFDSSFYMSILERLHSQKIPSRKEALRWMEKQGLA; from the coding sequence GTGAAAAAGACAACAGAAGAATTTCTCATAGATCTGGAAAACAAAGGCTTCAAATTTCAGGAAGATGCGATAGGCTTCATCTATTTCGGCAAAAAATACACAGACGCCCCGGATGAACTGGTCAATAGTGCCATTGAAATTACGTTAAAAGCACAGAAACAATTTGACAGCAGCTTCTATATGTCCATATTAGAAAGACTCCATTCCCAGAAAATCCCTTCCAGAAAGGAAGCTTTAAGGTGGATGGAGAAACAGGGATTGGCATAA
- a CDS encoding 5'-3' exonuclease produces MYETTGLGVDDLENKNEHLLLIDGMALLFRSFFATAVTGQFMMNSKGLPTNGVQGFMKHLLMAADHVKPTHIIVCWDMGSQTFRNEVFNDYKSNRNAPPVELIPQFDLAKEVAEGFNLSNVGVVGYEADDCIGTLAKLHRSERKVSVLSGDQDLLQLLDDNIDIMLLKKGFGNYQTYTKDLFVEERGITPEQFIDVKALMGDTSDGYPGVKGIGEKTAMKLIQQYQDISGILANLHELTPSQRKKIEEDLDMLHVSRKLAEIHCEVPLSVSVDEARWEHVSHDTLTLVDELELKVLRRFLVGSNVLSASS; encoded by the coding sequence ATGTACGAAACGACGGGGTTAGGAGTGGATGACTTGGAAAATAAAAATGAGCATTTATTATTAATAGATGGAATGGCATTATTATTTCGTTCTTTCTTTGCAACGGCCGTAACGGGCCAATTCATGATGAACTCAAAAGGCCTCCCGACCAATGGGGTCCAGGGGTTCATGAAACATCTGCTCATGGCAGCGGATCATGTGAAGCCTACACACATCATTGTATGCTGGGATATGGGGAGCCAGACTTTCCGTAATGAAGTGTTCAATGACTATAAATCGAATCGGAATGCACCACCTGTAGAACTGATCCCACAGTTTGACCTTGCAAAAGAAGTGGCTGAAGGATTCAATCTTTCCAATGTGGGCGTAGTGGGCTATGAAGCAGACGATTGTATCGGGACCCTGGCAAAGCTCCATCGATCCGAGCGAAAAGTCTCCGTTCTAAGTGGAGACCAGGATCTCCTGCAGCTTCTTGATGACAACATTGACATCATGCTGCTGAAGAAAGGTTTTGGGAATTATCAGACCTATACGAAAGACCTCTTTGTGGAAGAAAGGGGCATCACCCCGGAACAGTTCATTGATGTGAAAGCACTCATGGGAGATACAAGTGACGGATATCCAGGAGTAAAAGGGATTGGGGAGAAAACAGCCATGAAGCTGATTCAACAGTATCAGGATATTTCCGGTATCCTTGCCAATCTGCATGAACTGACTCCTTCACAACGGAAGAAGATTGAGGAAGACCTTGACATGCTGCATGTTTCAAGGAAACTGGCTGAAATTCACTGTGAAGTACCCCTTTCTGTGTCGGTTGACGAAGCCAGGTGGGAGCATGTATCACATGATACACTTACGCTTGTGGACGAATTAGAGCTTAAAGTTCTTAGAAGGTTTTTAGTTGGTTCGAATGTGCTTTCGGCTTCAAGCTAA
- a CDS encoding small, acid-soluble spore protein L, protein MTKGNNKNKGKSAKSVNPQGISQDAEFAIEPKSALENAAKKSNKK, encoded by the coding sequence ATGACTAAAGGAAATAATAAAAATAAAGGGAAAAGCGCCAAAAGTGTAAACCCGCAAGGAATTTCACAAGATGCTGAATTCGCGATCGAACCGAAAAGCGCATTAGAGAATGCAGCTAAAAAATCGAATAAAAAATAA
- the mntR gene encoding transcriptional regulator MntR, with protein sequence MPTPSMEDYIEQIYMLIENKGYARVSDIAEALSVHPSSVTKMVQKLDKDDYLIYEKYRGLVLTPKGNKVGKRLVYRHELLEQFLRVIGVKEEHIYEDVEGIEHHLSWDSIDRIGDLVQFFEEEKSRVEGLRTIQNRSE encoded by the coding sequence ATGCCTACACCAAGTATGGAAGATTATATAGAACAGATTTACATGTTAATTGAGAACAAAGGTTACGCCAGAGTTTCGGATATAGCAGAAGCTTTATCTGTCCACCCCTCCTCAGTTACCAAAATGGTTCAGAAACTTGATAAGGATGATTATCTCATTTATGAGAAATACCGAGGTCTTGTTCTCACTCCAAAGGGAAATAAGGTAGGAAAGCGTTTAGTTTACAGACACGAGCTGTTGGAACAATTCCTTCGTGTTATTGGAGTGAAGGAAGAGCATATTTATGAAGATGTGGAAGGAATCGAACATCATTTAAGCTGGGATTCCATCGATCGCATTGGTGATCTCGTACAATTCTTCGAGGAAGAAAAGAGCCGGGTAGAAGGGCTGCGAACGATTCAAAACCGCAGTGAATAA
- a CDS encoding reverse transcriptase-like protein yields the protein MLEVYIDGASAGNPGPSGAGIFIKYNGKVEKYSIPLGIMDNHEAEFLACKKALEICLEKQTDTVWLKSDSQAVVHAIEKEFVRNAQYKLLLGDILSLTKQLNLFFVKWIPSKENKAADELARKAIHLN from the coding sequence TTGTTAGAAGTTTATATTGATGGTGCAAGTGCCGGGAATCCGGGCCCAAGCGGAGCCGGTATTTTTATCAAATACAACGGTAAAGTGGAAAAATATTCGATTCCTTTAGGGATCATGGACAATCATGAAGCAGAATTCCTCGCCTGCAAAAAAGCACTCGAAATCTGTTTGGAGAAGCAGACAGATACCGTATGGTTGAAAAGTGATTCTCAAGCTGTCGTTCATGCGATTGAGAAAGAGTTTGTACGTAATGCTCAATATAAATTATTGCTTGGAGATATATTAAGCTTGACGAAGCAATTGAACCTTTTCTTTGTCAAATGGATACCCAGTAAGGAAAATAAAGCGGCTGATGAGCTGGCCCGGAAAGCCATCCACCTGAACTAA
- the cspD gene encoding cold-shock protein CspD: MQNGKVKWFNNEKGFGFIEVEGGDDVFVHFSAIQGEGFKSLEEGQEVSFDVVEGNRGPQAANVVKL, translated from the coding sequence ATGCAAAATGGTAAAGTAAAATGGTTCAACAATGAAAAAGGTTTTGGATTCATCGAAGTTGAAGGTGGAGATGACGTATTCGTTCACTTCTCAGCGATTCAAGGTGAAGGATTCAAATCATTAGAAGAAGGTCAAGAAGTTTCTTTCGATGTTGTTGAAGGAAATCGCGGACCACAAGCTGCAAACGTAGTCAAATTATAA
- a CDS encoding HD domain-containing protein: MERKELDQVIDYLKQEYIGESTGHDWYHLDRVRKQALRIAREEQVSHTYIIELAALLHDVPDEKFTGEEEGKKKLDDILMNLTLNEDDMTLLKSIIYSISYKGGHEAGLTTIEAKIVRDADRLDAIGAIGIARTFAYGGRKGRAMYNPDFQVREHMTIEEYRNGDSSSIHHFHEKLLKLKDLMCTETGRMLAEERHEFLLRFLEQFNKEWTGQE, from the coding sequence GTGGAGCGTAAAGAGCTGGACCAAGTAATAGACTATTTAAAACAAGAGTACATAGGTGAATCAACCGGGCATGATTGGTATCATTTAGATCGGGTGAGAAAACAGGCACTTAGAATCGCGAGGGAAGAGCAGGTTTCCCATACTTATATCATTGAGCTTGCGGCACTGCTTCACGATGTGCCGGACGAGAAGTTCACAGGCGAAGAAGAAGGAAAGAAAAAACTGGATGATATCCTAATGAATCTCACACTCAATGAAGATGATATGACGTTACTGAAATCGATCATCTATTCCATCTCGTATAAAGGTGGTCATGAAGCGGGATTGACTACGATCGAAGCGAAAATCGTCAGGGACGCCGATCGCCTTGATGCCATCGGGGCGATCGGCATCGCCAGGACATTTGCCTATGGGGGCAGGAAAGGCAGAGCGATGTATAATCCTGACTTTCAAGTGAGAGAACATATGACCATAGAGGAATACAGAAATGGGGATAGCTCCAGCATCCATCATTTTCACGAGAAATTACTGAAGTTGAAAGATTTAATGTGCACAGAGACCGGCAGGATGTTGGCAGAAGAACGCCATGAATTCTTGCTCCGGTTTCTAGAGCAATTCAATAAAGAATGGACTGGTCAAGAATGA
- a CDS encoding DegV family protein, which produces MRIAWVTDSTAFVPNQSESGKEDIYVVPMSILFGEKEYMDGIDLSPEELFAKLRNEKVEVKTSQPSIGRFKELFEQLSRDYDYIFSIHVSSHFSGTFSSAYQAAELLKDTTPNISCIDSKILSNPLTELIQYGKRLSEEGTDPLGIKEAIEERINSCETYVMVGSLEQLHKSGRMGGLSFFLGSVLKIKPMLSIEDGKLKVEDKVRSIKKGLSSMSHQLNLALANRRIGKVSVLHGLNQEDALEWMEQLRQAYPEIEFGAYPLGAVIGVHAGENTIGISWFSESK; this is translated from the coding sequence ATGAGAATAGCATGGGTAACGGATAGTACTGCATTTGTTCCAAATCAATCGGAGAGTGGGAAAGAAGACATCTATGTCGTTCCGATGAGCATCCTGTTCGGGGAGAAGGAGTATATGGACGGCATTGACCTGTCCCCTGAAGAATTGTTCGCTAAGTTAAGGAACGAAAAGGTGGAAGTGAAAACCTCCCAGCCTTCAATCGGCAGGTTTAAGGAATTATTTGAACAACTGTCAAGGGACTATGACTATATCTTCTCCATCCATGTTTCGTCTCATTTCAGCGGTACCTTTTCGTCTGCTTATCAGGCTGCGGAACTACTGAAGGACACCACTCCAAATATTAGTTGCATCGACTCGAAAATACTTTCCAACCCGTTGACAGAATTGATTCAGTACGGTAAACGTTTATCGGAGGAAGGTACAGATCCCCTTGGGATAAAAGAGGCGATTGAAGAAAGAATCAACTCTTGTGAGACGTATGTGATGGTAGGGAGCCTCGAGCAGCTGCATAAAAGCGGAAGGATGGGCGGCCTGTCATTCTTCCTGGGGAGCGTTCTGAAGATAAAGCCCATGCTTTCCATTGAAGATGGTAAGCTTAAAGTGGAAGACAAGGTAAGAAGCATAAAAAAAGGCTTAAGCAGCATGAGCCACCAGTTGAATCTGGCTCTTGCAAATAGGAGAATAGGGAAAGTATCTGTATTACACGGGTTAAATCAGGAGGATGCTTTGGAATGGATGGAACAGCTGAGACAAGCTTATCCTGAAATTGAATTCGGGGCCTATCCCCTTGGGGCAGTGATCGGCGTACATGCTGGTGAAAACACAATCGGTATAAGCTGGTTTTCAGAAAGTAAATGA
- a CDS encoding queuosine precursor transporter gives MFNIWFGLVFVLITFSCLLVMYRMFGRTGLFVWIGISTILANLQVVKTIEIFGLTATLGNAMYGTAFLVTDILNEKYGKKEAQKAVWLGFFTLIVMTIIMQLALLFQPHPDDFAQESLATIFGIIPRIALGSLAAYLVSQFTDVYIFTYLKKKFPTDAQFWIRNNGSTMVSQLLDTLVFTSIAFLGEYPMHVWFEIFITTYLLKWVISLMDTPFGYIAKRFPKNIG, from the coding sequence ATGTTTAATATATGGTTTGGCCTGGTTTTCGTACTCATTACATTCTCATGTTTACTTGTCATGTATCGAATGTTTGGACGAACCGGTCTCTTTGTCTGGATAGGGATCTCGACCATACTTGCAAACCTTCAGGTCGTCAAGACGATTGAAATTTTTGGTCTGACGGCGACACTCGGGAATGCCATGTATGGTACCGCCTTTCTGGTGACGGATATCCTGAACGAGAAGTATGGTAAAAAAGAGGCTCAGAAAGCGGTTTGGCTTGGCTTCTTCACGTTGATCGTCATGACTATTATTATGCAACTGGCGCTCTTATTTCAACCACATCCTGACGATTTCGCCCAGGAATCCCTTGCGACGATCTTTGGCATCATCCCGCGGATTGCACTTGGCAGCCTTGCCGCTTACCTTGTAAGCCAATTTACGGACGTGTATATCTTTACGTATCTGAAGAAGAAGTTCCCGACAGATGCCCAATTTTGGATCCGCAATAACGGGAGTACGATGGTGAGTCAACTATTGGATACACTCGTCTTCACAAGCATCGCCTTCCTTGGTGAATATCCGATGCACGTTTGGTTCGAGATTTTCATTACCACTTATCTTCTCAAATGGGTGATTTCCCTTATGGATACCCCGTTTGGCTATATCGCAAAACGATTTCCGAAGAATATAGGATGA
- a CDS encoding formate--tetrahydrofolate ligase — MTTIKKKVLSDIEIAQQSTLLPIVDIAKKIGLTEDDVELYGKYKGKISFESIHKLKDHSEGKLILVTSINPTPAGEGKSTVTVGLGDALNRLNKETIIAMREPSLGPTMGIKGGATGGGYSQVLPMEDINLHFTGDIHAISTANNALAALVDNHIHQGNELNIDQRRVVWKRSIDMNDRSLRQIIVGLGGPVQGVPREDGFDISVASEIMAVLCLSQSIGELRKRLGQMVVAYNRIKQPVTVEDLGVEGALTLLLKDALKPNLVQTIEHSPALIHGGPFANIAHGCNSVMATKTALKLADYVVTESGFGADLGAEKFLNIKARAAGKSPDAVVLVATIRALKMHGGQSKEDLQIENLPALEKGLSNLKKHMETLEQFNVPFVIAINKFRADSDHEIHALIKWCENQNKKVSLTDVWAKGGEGGVDLAQKVLEEIEGNKKEFSPLYELSDSLQVKIETIAKKVYGASGVEYTVKARKQLEEFETRGWGVLPICMAKTQYSLSDDPAKLGRPENFTITIRELKPKIGAGFIVALTGEVMTMPGLPKKPAAFGMDVDEDGRAIGLF; from the coding sequence ATGACTACAATAAAGAAAAAAGTATTATCGGATATCGAGATAGCTCAACAATCCACTTTACTGCCGATCGTGGACATTGCTAAAAAGATCGGCCTGACAGAAGATGACGTGGAGCTTTACGGTAAGTACAAAGGAAAGATATCCTTTGAATCGATACATAAACTGAAAGACCATTCAGAGGGGAAATTAATCCTCGTAACATCGATCAATCCAACGCCTGCAGGTGAAGGGAAGTCGACAGTGACGGTGGGACTCGGGGATGCTTTGAACCGATTGAATAAAGAGACCATCATTGCCATGAGGGAGCCTTCCCTTGGGCCTACGATGGGGATCAAAGGGGGGGCGACAGGTGGCGGCTATTCACAAGTGCTTCCCATGGAGGACATCAACCTCCACTTCACTGGGGATATCCATGCCATTTCCACAGCGAATAATGCCCTGGCTGCCTTAGTGGATAATCATATTCATCAAGGTAATGAATTGAATATCGATCAAAGAAGAGTGGTATGGAAACGATCGATTGATATGAATGATCGTTCCCTTCGCCAGATCATCGTCGGTCTGGGCGGACCTGTACAGGGGGTTCCACGGGAAGACGGCTTTGATATCTCAGTTGCGTCTGAGATCATGGCTGTTCTCTGTCTATCTCAGAGTATCGGAGAATTAAGAAAAAGACTCGGTCAGATGGTTGTCGCATATAACCGGATAAAACAACCCGTGACCGTTGAGGATCTCGGTGTGGAAGGGGCTCTGACGTTATTGCTGAAGGATGCACTAAAGCCTAACCTCGTCCAGACGATCGAGCATTCCCCTGCTCTTATCCACGGAGGTCCATTTGCCAATATAGCTCACGGCTGCAATAGTGTCATGGCGACGAAAACAGCTTTGAAGCTTGCTGATTATGTGGTGACAGAATCCGGGTTCGGGGCAGATTTAGGAGCCGAAAAATTTCTGAATATCAAGGCACGTGCTGCAGGTAAATCTCCAGATGCGGTTGTACTGGTTGCCACCATCCGTGCGTTAAAAATGCATGGTGGCCAGTCGAAAGAGGACCTTCAAATAGAAAATCTTCCGGCCCTGGAAAAAGGATTGTCCAATCTGAAGAAGCATATGGAGACCCTGGAGCAATTCAATGTGCCATTTGTCATTGCCATCAACAAGTTCAGAGCAGACAGTGACCATGAAATTCATGCCTTGATCAAGTGGTGTGAAAACCAGAATAAAAAGGTTTCATTAACGGATGTATGGGCTAAAGGCGGAGAAGGTGGTGTCGATTTAGCACAGAAGGTCTTAGAGGAGATCGAAGGGAATAAAAAGGAATTCTCCCCCCTTTATGAACTGTCAGATTCCCTGCAGGTGAAAATCGAAACCATAGCCAAAAAAGTATACGGGGCAAGTGGAGTGGAGTACACGGTCAAAGCGAGAAAGCAGTTGGAAGAGTTTGAAACACGTGGCTGGGGCGTTCTCCCGATCTGTATGGCCAAGACGCAGTACTCCCTTTCTGATGATCCGGCAAAACTCGGCCGTCCGGAGAATTTCACCATCACGATACGCGAACTGAAACCAAAGATCGGAGCAGGCTTCATCGTTGCGTTGACCGGTGAAGTCATGACGATGCCCGGACTGCCGAAAAAACCGGCTGCCTTCGGAATGGATGTAGATGAAGACGGCAGGGCGATCGGACTGTTTTAA
- a CDS encoding class I SAM-dependent methyltransferase: MKSSEWHTSAKTRWEDNADHWHSKSVEMWTTGSRKAVIPFFHEYAGKARTVADLGCGDGYGSYLLYEKGYWVTGMDFSRNMIELAKEQERDNLSFVQGDLNSLPFDGGQFDAVMAINSVEWTENPLHTLNEIERIVRKDGFICIGLLGPTAHPRENAYPRLQGKEVICNTMMPWELEKLAQDKGWKTVGEDYIYKKGVKPTHTDNLSNELKQALTFTTLFMFQK, encoded by the coding sequence ATGAAAAGTTCAGAATGGCATACAAGCGCCAAAACCCGTTGGGAAGATAATGCCGATCATTGGCATTCAAAAAGCGTCGAAATGTGGACAACTGGAAGCAGAAAAGCCGTCATCCCTTTCTTTCATGAATACGCAGGGAAAGCAAGAACCGTTGCGGATTTAGGGTGTGGCGACGGATATGGATCTTATCTGTTGTATGAAAAAGGATATTGGGTCACAGGAATGGACTTCTCAAGGAACATGATTGAACTTGCCAAGGAGCAGGAAAGGGACAATCTGTCCTTCGTACAAGGGGATCTGAATTCCCTTCCCTTCGACGGTGGTCAATTTGATGCTGTGATGGCGATCAATTCGGTAGAATGGACAGAAAATCCTCTACACACATTGAATGAGATTGAACGGATAGTGAGGAAGGATGGATTTATTTGCATCGGATTATTGGGACCGACTGCTCATCCGAGGGAAAATGCCTATCCCCGCCTCCAAGGTAAAGAGGTCATCTGTAATACCATGATGCCGTGGGAATTGGAAAAGCTTGCCCAAGATAAAGGATGGAAAACGGTCGGTGAAGACTATATCTACAAAAAGGGCGTGAAACCGACGCATACAGACAATCTCTCCAATGAATTAAAGCAGGCTTTGACGTTCACGACATTATTTATGTTTCAAAAATAA
- a CDS encoding zinc-finger domain-containing protein, which yields MNRKEVVDKVDELIDTYCNDCLLKAHFRKEYGKTYAHRFCIEQCTIGEQIRQYGEYLNRNNAYQK from the coding sequence ATGAATCGAAAAGAAGTGGTGGATAAAGTGGATGAGCTTATAGACACCTACTGTAACGACTGCTTACTGAAAGCACACTTTCGCAAAGAGTATGGTAAAACGTATGCTCACCGCTTTTGTATAGAACAATGCACCATCGGGGAACAAATCCGTCAATACGGAGAATATCTGAATAGGAACAACGCTTATCAAAAATAA
- a CDS encoding DUF3892 domain-containing protein: MEEISKVQRNYQGDIISFQTSSGRIISYRKAVLEASEGLLQGVTLNENEWGESELSSLSVEDGTFNDYPSIF, encoded by the coding sequence ATGGAAGAAATATCCAAGGTACAACGGAATTATCAAGGAGATATTATAAGCTTTCAAACCTCTTCCGGCCGTATCATTTCCTACCGGAAAGCCGTATTGGAAGCATCCGAAGGTTTACTTCAAGGTGTCACACTCAATGAGAATGAATGGGGAGAATCTGAGTTATCCAGTCTGTCAGTCGAAGATGGAACTTTTAACGACTACCCTTCTATATTTTGA
- a CDS encoding reverse transcriptase-like protein, with product MKMKIKFKYKSKTASDIWFESGFFKRKETLIHVDDLMKTGRVVDLEIIDEMGNSWTRKEYIKLNQELEKEPENIVVFFDGGFDKETNYAGAGIVIYYEKGGESFRIRKNALLEEIENNNEAEYAALHIALGLLEEIGVKNVPCTIKGDSQVAMKQLGGEWPCYEEGLSRWLDRIEGSIQRLGLKPNLIVLNRKDNKEADKLANQALQGIKVHSNKRLE from the coding sequence ATGAAAATGAAAATTAAATTTAAATATAAAAGCAAAACCGCTTCCGATATATGGTTTGAATCCGGTTTTTTCAAGCGGAAAGAAACATTGATTCATGTAGATGATCTGATGAAAACGGGAAGGGTCGTTGATCTTGAAATCATTGATGAAATGGGAAACTCTTGGACAAGGAAAGAATACATCAAATTGAATCAGGAGTTAGAGAAGGAACCCGAAAACATCGTGGTGTTCTTTGATGGCGGGTTTGATAAGGAAACGAACTATGCGGGTGCCGGAATCGTCATTTATTATGAAAAAGGCGGGGAATCTTTTCGGATTAGAAAAAATGCACTTCTCGAAGAAATCGAGAACAATAATGAAGCTGAATACGCGGCATTGCATATAGCTCTCGGGCTGCTTGAAGAAATCGGGGTTAAAAATGTGCCCTGTACGATTAAAGGAGATTCTCAGGTGGCAATGAAGCAGCTTGGGGGCGAGTGGCCTTGCTATGAAGAGGGGTTGAGCAGGTGGCTTGATCGAATTGAAGGATCAATCCAAAGGCTTGGGCTGAAACCCAATCTGATCGTCCTGAACAGGAAAGACAACAAAGAAGCCGATAAGCTTGCCAACCAGGCACTTCAAGGCATTAAGGTACACAGTAATAAACGATTAGAATAA
- a CDS encoding divergent PAP2 family protein has protein sequence MNKGIITALISIAFAQGLKIPLHFLKKKEWKPELFFQTGGMPSSHSAGVASLTTFIALKRGIRTIDFALSFIFGLIVMYDAQGIRRQTGELTLKVNSLDELVRKAHEKETVEFEEKKPKRLKEMLGHQPQEVVGGALLGSLLGSIAFLFSKKDRQKKRFSVK, from the coding sequence GTGAATAAAGGAATCATTACCGCACTGATCAGTATTGCATTTGCCCAAGGATTGAAGATTCCGCTCCACTTTTTGAAAAAGAAGGAGTGGAAGCCTGAGCTGTTTTTTCAGACAGGGGGAATGCCGAGCTCACATAGTGCCGGAGTCGCATCTTTGACGACATTCATTGCGTTAAAAAGAGGGATAAGAACGATTGATTTCGCTCTTTCCTTCATCTTTGGTCTGATCGTCATGTACGATGCCCAGGGAATTCGCCGCCAAACCGGTGAATTGACGCTTAAAGTAAATAGTCTCGATGAGCTTGTCAGGAAGGCGCATGAAAAGGAAACTGTTGAATTCGAAGAGAAGAAACCAAAGAGACTGAAGGAAATGCTCGGACACCAGCCACAGGAAGTGGTGGGCGGTGCATTACTTGGTTCCCTTCTTGGCTCCATTGCCTTCTTGTTTTCCAAAAAGGATAGGCAAAAGAAGAGATTTTCTGTAAAATAA